In a single window of the Zea mays cultivar B73 chromosome 5, Zm-B73-REFERENCE-NAM-5.0, whole genome shotgun sequence genome:
- the LOC100191283 gene encoding Nicotianamine aminotransferase 1-like has protein sequence MATHAGENGSGHENGGGHAEWRFARAAKEGALAVAGDKMSIRAVRFKISASLDARDPRPVLPLAHGDPSVFPAFRTAAEAEDAVAAALRTGKFNCYPAGVGLPEARRALAEHLSSDLPYKLSSDDIFVTAGGTQAIEVVVSVLAQPGTNILLPRPGYPNYEARAGLHNLEVRRFNLIPERGWEIDIDGLESIADKNTTAMVIINPNNPCGSVYTREHLAKVAEVARKLGILVIADEVYGNLVFGDTPFVPMGVFGHIAPVLTIGSLSKRWIVPGWRLGWVAVCDPNKVLQETKIIASITNFLNVSTDPATFVQGALPHILKNTKEDFFKRIIGLLAETSEICFSGIKDIKCITCPHKPEGSMFVMVKLNLYLLESIHDDIDFCCKLAKEESVILCPGSVLGMENWIRITFAIDSSSLLDGLERLKSFCQRHKKKNLLNGH, from the exons ATGGCGACCCACGCCGGCGAGAACGGCAGCGGGCACGAGAACGGCGGCGGGCACGCGGAGTGGCGGTTCGCGCGGGCGGCGAAGGAGGGCGCGCTGGCCGTTGCGGGGGACAAGATGAGCATCCGGGCGGTGCGGTTCAAGATCAGCGCGAGCCTGGACGCGCGCGACCCGCGGCCCGTGCTGCCGCTGGCGCACGGGGACCCCTCGGTGTTCCCGGCCTTCCGCACCGCCGCCGAGGCCGAGGACGCCGTGGCCGCCGCGCTCCGGACCGGCAAGTTCAACTGCTACCCCGCCGGCGTCGGCCTCCCCGAAGCCCGCCG TGCTCTGGCGGAGCACCTGTCGAGCGACCTTCCATACAAGCTGTCGAGCGACGACATCTTCGTCACCGCCGGAGGCACGCAAGCCATCGAGGTGGTGGTCTCAGTCCTCGCGCAGCCGGGCACCAACATACTGCTCCCGAGGCCGGGCTATCCGAACTACGAGGCGCGCGCAGGGCTGCACAACCTGGAAGTTCGCCGGTTCAATCTGATCCCCGAGAGAGGGTGGGAGATTGACATCGACGGTCTGGAGTCGATCGCCGACAAGAACACCACCGCCATGGTCATCATAAACCCCAACAACCCTTGCGGGAGTGTCTACACCCGAGAGCATTTGGCCAAG GTCGCGGAGGTGGCAAGGAAGCTTGGAATACTGGTCATCGCTGATGAGGTGTACGGAAATCTGGTGTTTGGGGACACCCCTTTCGTCCCCATGGGTGTCTTTGGCCACATTGCCCCTGTGTTGACCATAGGATCACTGTCCAAGAGATGGATAGTGCCTGGGTGGCGACTTGGTTGGGTGGCCGTATGTGATCCCAACAAGGTTCTGCAAGAAACCAAG ATCATTGCATCGATCACAAACTTCCTTAACGTTTCAACAGATCCGGCAACTTTTGTTCAG GGAGCGCTTCCCCATATTCTTAAGAACACAAAGGAAGATTTTTTCAAGAGGATCATTGGTCTGCTAGCGGAAACATCAGAGATATGTTTCAGCGGAATAAAGGACATCAAGTGCATCACATGCCCTCACAAGCCAGAAGGTTCCATGTTTGTCATG GTGAAACTAAATTTGTATCTTTTGGAGAGCATCCATGATGATATTGATTTTTGTTGCAAGCTGGCAAAAGAAGAGTCCGTGATTTTGTGTCCAG GGAGTGTTTTGGGAATGGAAAACTGGATCCGTATCACTTTCGCCATTGATTCATCTTCTCTTCTTGATGGTCTTGAGAGGCTGAAATCTTTCTGCCAAAGGCATAAGAAGAAGAATTTGCTTAATGGCCATTAA